Proteins found in one Oncorhynchus mykiss isolate Arlee chromosome 3, USDA_OmykA_1.1, whole genome shotgun sequence genomic segment:
- the LOC110509927 gene encoding platelet-activating factor acetylhydrolase IB subunit gamma isoform X2 — translation MSSGDSNPAATPTPCVDIQGDGRWMSLHNHFVSNSKDKEPDVLFVGDSLVQLLHQFEVWRELFSPLHALNFGVGGDETQHVLWRLSNGELAHISPKVVVLWVGTHNHGHTAEQICGGIMAIVQLIKDKLPKAYTLVLGVLPRGKMPNPLRERNAQVNKLVKDAVSSLPHASLLNVDPGFVHSDGSISHQDLYDFLHLTPQGYQAVCQPLHAHLKGLLEKQAEN, via the exons ATGAGCTCAGGAGACTCCAACCCCGCCGCCACACCCACTCCTTGTGTGGACATCCAGGGAGATGGCAGATGGATGTCTTTG CATAACCACTTTGTGTCTAACAGCAAGGACAAGGAACCTGATGTCCTGTTTGTAGGAGACTCTCTTGTCCAGCTCTTGCACCAATTTGAG GTGTGGCGAGAGCTGTTCTCCCCTCTCCACGCTCTCAACTTTGGGGTGGGTGGTGACGAAACACAGCACGTCTTGTGGAGATTGAGCAATGGAGAGTTGGCCCACATCAGCCCAAAG GTTGTGGTGCTGTGGGTGGGCACCCATAATCACGGTCACACTGCAGAACAGATCTGTGGAGGCATTATGGCCATAGTCCAACTCATCAAGGACAAGCTGCCGAAGGCTTACACTCTCGTACTG GGAGTGCTGCCCAGGGGTAAGATGCCCAACCCCCTGCGGGAGAGGAACGCCCAGGTCAACAAGCTGGTCAAGGATGCAGTGTCCTCTCTCCCCCACGCCTCCCTCCTCAATGTTGACCCCGGCTTTGTGCACTCGGACGGCAGCATCTCCCACCAGGACCTGTATGACTTCCTCCACCTCACCCCTCAGGGCTACCAGGCTGTGTGCCAGCCGCTACACGCCCACCTCAAGGGCCTGCTGGAGAAACAGGCTGAAAACTGA
- the LOC110509927 gene encoding platelet-activating factor acetylhydrolase IB subunit gamma isoform X1 yields the protein MHHIANASLTDKVMSSGDSNPAATPTPCVDIQGDGRWMSLHNHFVSNSKDKEPDVLFVGDSLVQLLHQFEVWRELFSPLHALNFGVGGDETQHVLWRLSNGELAHISPKVVVLWVGTHNHGHTAEQICGGIMAIVQLIKDKLPKAYTLVLGVLPRGKMPNPLRERNAQVNKLVKDAVSSLPHASLLNVDPGFVHSDGSISHQDLYDFLHLTPQGYQAVCQPLHAHLKGLLEKQAEN from the exons ATGCACCACATTGCCAATGCATCATTG ACAGACAAAGTGATGAGCTCAGGAGACTCCAACCCCGCCGCCACACCCACTCCTTGTGTGGACATCCAGGGAGATGGCAGATGGATGTCTTTG CATAACCACTTTGTGTCTAACAGCAAGGACAAGGAACCTGATGTCCTGTTTGTAGGAGACTCTCTTGTCCAGCTCTTGCACCAATTTGAG GTGTGGCGAGAGCTGTTCTCCCCTCTCCACGCTCTCAACTTTGGGGTGGGTGGTGACGAAACACAGCACGTCTTGTGGAGATTGAGCAATGGAGAGTTGGCCCACATCAGCCCAAAG GTTGTGGTGCTGTGGGTGGGCACCCATAATCACGGTCACACTGCAGAACAGATCTGTGGAGGCATTATGGCCATAGTCCAACTCATCAAGGACAAGCTGCCGAAGGCTTACACTCTCGTACTG GGAGTGCTGCCCAGGGGTAAGATGCCCAACCCCCTGCGGGAGAGGAACGCCCAGGTCAACAAGCTGGTCAAGGATGCAGTGTCCTCTCTCCCCCACGCCTCCCTCCTCAATGTTGACCCCGGCTTTGTGCACTCGGACGGCAGCATCTCCCACCAGGACCTGTATGACTTCCTCCACCTCACCCCTCAGGGCTACCAGGCTGTGTGCCAGCCGCTACACGCCCACCTCAAGGGCCTGCTGGAGAAACAGGCTGAAAACTGA